In the genome of Paenarthrobacter ilicis, the window GTGGATGTCATCCGCACCGACGGGCGGCTCACCCGTGGGATCTCCAAACCCGCCTGGATCATTGTGATGATCATCCTCCCGCTGCTCGGGGCCATCCTGTGGTTCATCTTCGGCCGGCCTTACAACAAGCCCCAGACCGCGCCGGCCCGGCGTCAACCGGTGGCCCCGGACGATGACCCCGAGTTCCTCCGCAACCTGGAGGCCCGGCGTCGCAACCAGGCCGAAGACGAGCGCCTGAAGAAGCTCAAGGCCGAACTGGACGCCAAAGCCCGTGACGAAGGCGCGTCCAGTTCGGACGGCCAACCCACAGGCAATGACAAACACAGCGAGCCGGACTCCCATGACACGGACGAGCTGAAGTAGGCCCCCGGCGCCGGCTCAGCCGGGCCCCGGGCGCCGCACGGCTCCGTCCGGGACCAAGTCCCCTCGGGGGGATTAAAGTCCCGAGTAGGAGTGAAGCCCCTGGAACACCGTGTTGACCAACGTGAAGTTGATGATCACGCAGGCGTAGCCAACAATCGACAACCAGGCTGCGCGGGTTCCGGTCCAACCGCGGGTGGCGCGGGCGTGCAAGTAGCCTGCGTAAACAACCCAGATCACGAACGTCCAGACTTCCTTGGGATCCCAGCCCCAGAAGCGGCCCCAGGCCTTTTCGGCCCAGATGGCACCGAACATCAGCGTGAAGGTCCAGCCGATGAAGGCAATCGCATTGATGCGGTAGGACAGGTTTTCAAGGCTCAACGCGTTGGGAACCACCCGCAGGAACGCCAGGTTGTCCTTGCGGCCAAGGCCCAGGTTCTTCTGCCGGTAGGACTGCAGCAACTGCAGGACCGACATGGCAAAGGTCAATGTGAACAGCGCCGCGGAGAGCACTGCGATGGAAACGTGGATGATCAGCCAGTAGCTCTGGAGCGCAGGAACCAGGTGGCCAACGGGGGTCCAGAAGGACACTGATGCGGCCACCAGCATGATGATGACCAGGCCCAGCACAAAGGTGCCCAGGAAGCGCAGGTCGCGACGGATCAGCGTCACCAGGAAGACGGCCACAGCAACAAAAGCACCCGTGGTGAGGAACTCGTACATGTTGCCCCACGGCACGCGGCCCGCACCCAGGGCGCGGGTGATCACGCCTGCAGCGTGGATCAGGACACCCAGCACGGTCAGTGCAACGGCGATCCGGGCCGGGACGCGGCGTTCGGCAGCGTACTTCATGTCGCCCGCAGCGGTTCCGCCCTCAACGGTGAGGCTCGACGTCGGCCGCTCGGCACGGCCTGCCGGCCCACCGGCGTCGGCGCCGTTCAGGCCAGCGCTGACGCGCCCGGCAGCAACCGTTACCCGCTCCCCCGCAGTGGTGGCGGCGGCCTTGAGGTCCACGGTCTGGAACGTCTTGCTGCTCTTCGCCAGGTCCCAGGCAAAGGCAATGAACGCAACGGTGTACGTGCCGGCGGCCAGGAGCATGAACAGCTCGCTGTACTGGCCCAGGGTTTCGTTGATGACTGGCATTACTGGTCCTTCGAGGTTGAGGAAGAGACTGCTGTTGTGGGGGGTGCCGGTGGCGTGTCCGGGATGTTCCATTCCCGGGCGAAGAGTTCACGGAGGGCCGCGGCCTCGCCGGCCAGCCGGTGATCCTCACCGCGTGCTAGCAAGCCGTACTCCACCATTGTCCGGCCATCTTCGTGGGTTCCTGTGCGGACCCACACACGGCGGCGGTTGACGTACAGGGAAATCATCAAACCGGCCACGGCCAGGAGGCCGAAAATCAGGGCATACAGCTGGCCGGGGTTGTGGTGGATGTCCACACCGATGTACTTTTTCACGCCGTCGAAGGTGATGCTGCCCTTGCCGTCGGGAAGGTTGGCTGTGGCACCGGGGGTGAGGGTAAGGCCACCGGCCGCCATGGTGCGGCTGTTCAGGGGCTTGAGGTCTTTGACGTCCAGCTCAAACACGTTCTGGGGTACACCTTTGTCCAGGCCCAGGTCCCCGTAGAACGAGTTCAGGCTCAGCTGCGGGTTGATGAGTTCCGGTGCGCCGCTGTAGGAGATCTTTTCCTCGGTCACCATGGCCGTGGGAAGGAAGAAGCCAACAAATCCGAGTTGCTCCGGCTTGGCGTCCGGGACCTTGATAACCACGGAAGAGTAGTAGTTGTCACCCTGGACTTTGGCGATCACCGGGCCCTGGAAGGCAACGTTTCCGTCGCCGTCGCGGACGGTGACCATGGGCGCATAGCCGTTACCCGTGAGGTAGAGGCTGGTGCCGCCCAAGGACACGGGATCGTTGACCTTCAGGGTTTCCTTTTTGGCCGGGGCGTCCGGGGTCTCCTTGGTGGTGACTTCTGCGGTGTAGTCGATCGGCTGGCCTGCCTTGCCGGGTGACTCACGGTCGAACTTGGCCTCGAACTTGTCCAGCTGCATGGAGTACGGCTGCAGGTTGCTGCTGATGAAGTTGGTGCCCGGGGTGAATTGGTCGTAGCCCACCAGGGTGTTCACGAACGTGTCGCCTTCCACCAGGATCCGCTGGCCGCTGTAGCCGAACAGGCCGCCGATGGCCACGGACACCAGCACGCCGATCAGGGAGGTGTGGAACACCAGGTTGCCCACTTCCTTCAGGAAGCCGCGCTCGGCACCCAGGGACGGAAGGCCGCCGTCGGCGTCCCTGACCTCAACGCGGTAGCCGCGCTTCCTCAGCAGCCCGGCGGCATCATTGATGGCTTTCGACGCCGGGATCCCGGCGTCGGCGGGCACCGCCAGGGTGCCGTACTCCGGCAGGCGCGAAAGGCGCTTGGGGGTGCGCGGTGGTTGGGACTTCATCGCCTTGTAGTGGGCGATGGCGCGCGGGGTGACACAGCCGATCAGGGAGATGAACAGAAGGATGTAAATGGCAGAGAACCAGGCCGAAGAGTAGACGTCGAACATCTGCAGCGCGTCCAGGAACTGGCCGTAGGACGCGTTGTCCTTGATGTACTGCGTCACCACGGCCGGGTTGGCGGCACGCTGAGGAAAGAGGGACCCGGGAACCGCGCCCACGGCAAGCATCAACAGCAGGAACAGCGCCGTACGCATGCTGGTGAGCTGTGTCCATGCCCAGCGGAGCATACCTCTGGCGCCGAGCGCCGGCAGCGCTGCCTCGGCCTTGGCTTGCTCCAGTTTGCCTTCTGCCGGGGTGGTGTCGCCGGCAGATGGTGACTTCTTCTTGGCTTTCACGGACTCACTCATCAGATCGGCAACTTCACATCGTTTTGGAACCAGTACTGCAGCTCGGTCACCCAGGTGCCCCACACTCCGGTGGCCATGAGGATACCGAGCAAAATCAGGATGCCTCCGCCGATCCGCTGGATGGCCAGCCGATGCGTGCGGAAGAAGGACATGACTCCCATGCCACGGCGTACTGCCAGGGCGATCAGGAGGAATGGGATGCCCAGGCCCAGGCTGTATACGAACGCCAGAAGAGCTCCCTTGGCGGCCGACGATCCCCCGGAAAGGCTCAGCAACTGTACCGCGGAGTACGTGGGCCCAATGCATGGCGCCCACCCCAGACCGAAGGTGAGGCCCAGAAGGGGTGCGCCCCAGAGTCCGGCGGGAGGCTTGGCATGGATCTTCGCGTCCCGCTGGAGCCAGCCGAAACCACCCATGAACACCACTCCCATGATGATCACCAGGATGCCCAGGAGCTGCGTGATCCAGGCATTTTGCGGCCCGGTCAGCAGGGTGCCCAGCTGGCCGAACGCGCCGCCCAGGAGGACGAAAATCACCGAGAAGCCCAGGACGAACAGGCCGATGCCCGCCAGCATGCGGCCGCGCCGCTGCTTTTGGAGGTCGACGCCGGTCAGTCCAGTGACGTAGCCCAGGTACCCGGGAACCAACGGCAGCACGCAGGGGGAAAGGAAGGAGACCAGCCCGGCCAGCAATGCCACCGGCACGGCCAGCAGCAGGGATCCGTTGAGGATCGTCTCGGCGAAAGGACTGTTCACGGGACTACTCGGCCACAGCTGAGGTGATGAGGGCCTTCAAGGTGCTCTTTTCGATCTCGCCCAGAACACGGGACGCCACTTTTCCGTCCTTGTCCAACACCAAGGTGGTGGGAACGGCGCCGGGGGGAACAATGCCGGACACGGACAACAGCACCGCACCGTCCTTGTCATTGAAGCTGGGGTAGGTGATGTTGAACGTCTTGTCGAAAGCCTCTGCCGTGGGCTGCTCATCGCGAAGGTTCACGCCGAAGAACTGGACGCCCTGGTCCTTGTACTCCTGGTGCAGGGCTTCAAGCTGGGGTGCTTCAATGCGGCAGGGAGCACAGGCAGCGAACCAGAAGTTCAGCACCGTGACCTTGCCCAGCAGGTCCTCGGGCTTCACCTGGGTTCCGGTGAACAGGGTTCCCTTGAGTTCCACGGGAGCCGAGCGGTCAGCCTTGGCGAACTCCGTGACGGAGCCATCGCCGGCCACGTAGTTCTTGTTGTCCCCTGCCCTGGCCTGCTTGGCAAGCGCATCTTCCTGGGCACAGGCGGACAAGCCCATGGTGAGTCCTGCCAGGAGGACGCCGCCGGCAGTCAGCACGCCGCGGCGTGAAGGATTGATGTTGTCCATGTCCTATGCCCCCGGGGTGCTGGCAGCGCCGGGAAGAAGCACGGCAGCGGGCTCGCTGTACTCAACGCGCACAACCTTGCCGTCGCCGTCGAGCGTCAGGGAGGTGAGGGAGGTCAGTGTGCACTCGCGCTTGCGGGGATCGTGGGCAAGGCGTCGCCCCTCCGCTGTCAGGCGGGTGGACCAGATGGGCAGCTGGTGGCTCACCAGGATGGCCTCGGCGCCATCGCCACCCAACTCCAGGGCCGTAAGCCGCGCATCTTCAACGGCGGCCAGGACGCGGGCGGCCTGTGCTTTGTACGGTTCACCCCAGGACGGGCGCATGGGGTTGCGGAAGTAGAACCAGTGCTTGGGCTTCAGGAACTCACTCCTGGTGGGGTGGAGCCCCTGGAAGTGGTTCTCGGCCTCGATGATCCGGGGCTCCGTGTGGATTTCCAGGTTCAGGGCCTCGGCGGTGGGCATGGCTGTTTCCTGCGCGCGCGTCAGGGGCGATGCCACAAGGTGCACGATCTTGGCGCCATCATTGGCGCGGGCCGTGAAGTGGCCGGCCAACATGCGCGCCATCTCCCTGCCCCGTTCGGAGAGGTGGAATTCAGGCAGCCGTCCGTAGAGGACGCCGTCAGGATTATGGACCTCGCCATGGCGAAGCAGATGGACAGTTGCTTGGGGCATGTTTACCAGTTTCTCAAAGAAGCGGAGCGATCCGAAATCTTCTACCGACAGTAGAACTCAAAATTTTTCCGAAATGTTCCCTGCAGTTGGAATAAAAGATGCATATGCATGTTTATACTGGGTACGAAGCTCGGTTGATGCTTCAAGCAATGGCTTCAATCCGGCAAACACGCAAGACCTTCCACAACCCATAGGAGCAACATCATGATGACCCTTCCCGCAGACGTAACCACCGGCACCTGGACCCTGGACGCTTCGCACAGCGAAATCGGCTTCACCGTCCGCCACGCAGGAATCAGCAAGGTCCGCGGCCAGTTCAAGGACGCTGCAGCCACCCTCGAGGTTGGCGAATCCCTGGCCGACTCCAAGGTCAACGCCACCATCCAGACCGCCAGCTTTGACTCCGGCGACGTCAACCGCGACGGCCACGTCAAGGGCGAAGACTTCTTCGATGTTGAGAAGTTCCCGGAAATCACCTTCGTTTCCCGCCACGTCAAGGCCAACGGCAACAGCTTCGACCTCGTGGGCGATCTCACCATCAAGGGTGTCACCAAGGAGGTCTCCATCGAGACCGAATTCAACGGCGTAGCTGTTGACCCGTTCGGCAACACCCGTGCAGGCGTCTCCGGCGAGACCACCATCAGCCGCAAGGACTTCGGCCTCACCTGGAACGCCGTCCTCGAAGCCGGTGGCGTCTTGGTCAGCGACAAGGTTGTCATCAACCTGGAACTCGCCTTCATCGCTCCCGCAGCGGCCTGATTCCCCTCGCGGTTCAGCCCGGGCCCCTTCATGGGCCTTGGGCGGGGCCACGGCAGAACCAACGCGACGGCACCCCCGCAGCATCACGCTGCAGGGGTGCCGTTGTGCATTCTGCGGTTCCACCTGCGCAATTGTTCTTCACCTCCCCGGGACTTGGCTGCGAGTTGGCTCCGAATTTCCTAGGCATCCTTCAACCTGCGGTCTAAAGTGATGCCATGAGTACCCCAGATGAAGCACCACAGCCTCCGCAGCCCGGCTCCCAGCCTCCGCAGCCCGGCAATGTTCCTCCTGCGGGTTACCAGCCTCCGCAGGGCTACCAGCCACCCCAGGGTTACCAACCGCCGTCGCAACCCGGCCAGTATTCCCAGCCCGGTGCTGTTCCGCCCAACCCAGGCCCCGGGCAGGGACAACCTGCGCCCGGGCAACCCGGCTTCCACTTCGAAATGCCCACCGATGGTCCACGCAACTTCAACGACGTCATGCCGCAAGGTGGATTCTCGGGGATGTTCAAAACCCAGGGCCTGCCCACCGAGTTGAAGGTGTCCTACTTCATCTGGGTCATCTCAGGCCTCCTGGGACTCCTGTTCGGAGTCATTGGGTTCTTTGCCATTGTTGCCCTCTTCGCTTTCGCTCCCGGAATAGCTGCGATCCTGCTGATCATCCTGCTGCTGACCCTCGCGTTGGCGGCGGCGCAGGTGATCCTGGCCATGAAGATGAAGGAAGGCAAGGAATGGGCGCGCCTGGCGTTGACAATCGTTGCCGCTGCGTCGCTGCTCCTCACCATCTTCAGCGCAGCAAGCGCCGGCGGATCCAGCACCGGCCTGGGCAGCAACTGGTTCGGTTTCCTGGTCAGCGCCGTAGCCGTAGTGCTGATGTGGCTGCCCAACTCCCAGCTCTGGTTCAAGGCAGTCAAGGGCCAGGTCTAAAACCAAAGCCGGCAGCCGTCGTCGAGCATCACGGCAGGCCCACTGGCTGAAGGCCGCGGATGGATTCCCCGGAATCCCCGCGGCCTTCATCATGCAGGCGTACTCCTCCGTGATGATTTTTGGCGCCAGCACGCCGAAAACCTGCGTGTACTGTGCTCAGGCGCCGGGGCGTAAGGGTACGGTGTTAGCAGAACCACGCTGGGGGCAGGGTCATTTTGCTGATCCCGGCGGCCGTACCAGCAGTCGAACAAGCAAAGGAATGCCATGAGCAACCCTCCCTACCCGCCGTCGAACCCGGGCGACTCTAACCAGCCGGAGCAGTCCACCCCGCCGGCTGCACCGCAGTACGGACAGCAGTCCACTCCCCCGGCAGCGCCCCAGTACGGACAGCAGTCCACTCCCCCGGCAGCGCCCCAGTACGGACAGCAGAGCGCACCCGGCGCGCCGCAGTTCGGCCAGCAGGCTTCGCCGTACGGCCAGGCACCGGCAGCACCGCAGTACGGGCAGGGCTCCAACTGGCCCGGCCAGCCGGCAGCTCCTGTTGCCATGCCGCCCATGGTCAACTACGCCTTCTGGATGATTGTTGCTGCCGGCATTCTGTCCGCCATCAGCTCGCTGCTGCTGGCCACCACCGGTGCCGACGCCTTCATCAACGCCATGAACCAGCAGGCCGCCCAGCAGGGAACGGACTTCCCTGAGGGCAGCATGGAGGGCATGCGCGGCGTGATCGGTGTGAGTGCCGTGATTGGTGCAGTCGTTTCCCTGGGCCTCTACGCCCTGGTTGCTTTCCCGGTCCGCAAGGGCAAGAACTGGGCACGCATCCTCGGCACCGTGTTTGCTGCCATCTCCGTACTGGGCCTCACCAGCGTCTTCCAGTTCGGTTCCGGCTACGGCATCCTGCAGCTGATCGTCATCCTGCTGGGAGTTGCAGCCATTGTGATGCTGTACCTGCCGGCGTCGGCCCCGTACTTCCGGAAGCCGCAGCCGTTCGCCAACCCTTACAGCCGCTAGAAACCACCTGGCTTTCGGGCCGGGCCGCACAGCGGCCAACCACAACGGGCGCAGGTCCGGATCAGGCTAGACGGCCTGGCCCGGAGCCTGCGCCCGTTGTGCGTGGTACGCCAGAATCTGGAGCTCGGTGGCCATGTCCACCTTGCGGAGGTTAACGTGCGGAGGGACCTGCAACAGGACCGGCGCGAAGCTGAGGATGCTGCGGATCCCGGCAGCGATCACCCGGTCAGCCACGGATTGCGCCACCGTAGCGGGCAGGGCCAACACCACCATGTTGGTGTGCGTGCGTTCCAGGACACGTTCCAGTTCGGCCGAATCGCTGACCCTCAGCCAACCAACCTCGTTGCCGATCACCATGGGATCAGCATCAAAAATAGCCACGACGTCGAAACCCCGGGACTCAAAACCGCCATAGCGGGCCAGAGCTTTGCCGAGGTTACCGGCGCCCACAATGGCCACTTTCCAATCGTGGGTCAGACCCAGCGCGGCCGCGATGTGACGGCTCAGGTTCTGGACCTCGTAGCCCACACCGCGGGTTCCGTACGAACCAACGTAGGAAAGATCCTTGCGTAGGGTGGAAGAGCTCACGCCGGACGCTTCCGCCAGGGCTTCTGAAGAAACCCGTTCCACGCCTTCTGCCAAGAGGGAGTTGAGCGCGCGCAAATAGAGGGTCATCCGGGCTACAGCCGCGGGCGGTATCTGCTTGGCGGCAGGTTCGCTGTCCTCGGTGTTGGTATCCGGGGACGGTTCAAGCGCAGTCACGGTCTTCTCCATTGCGTCGCTTTGTTGTTCCACTCTATGACCCCCTGGCAGACTCAACCAAAGCGATTACTTACGGGTAACCGCACCCTCAGCCCTCCATGGCCTTCTTCAAGGTGCGGGCCAGCCGCTGCTCATCGATCTTCCAGAAATCCCGCTGGATGCCGTTCACCAGCACCACGGGGATCTCCTCTGCGTACCGCTCACGCAGTTCCGGGTCCTCGTCAATCTGCTGCTCGCGCCACGGCACACCCAGGCCCGATGAAACACGCTCGACGGCGGCACGCGCCTCTTTGCAGAGGTGGCAGTCAGCTTTGGTGAGGAGGACGACGTCGGGAATTGCCATGCCCCCACGTTATCCCTCTCTCACATCCCCACCCCACCCGCCGGTCCCTCTCTCACATCCCCACCCCCATCCACCATCCCTCTCTCACATCCCCACCCCCCATCCACCATCCCTCTCTCACATCCCGTCGGGCGCGGCGCACATCAGCGCCCAACACGCGGCCCGCCTGTCATTGACTAGACTCGAGGCATGCCCGACGAGAAGAACGCCGCTGTTGCCGCAACTGCCCAAGCGCAGAAGCACACCGGCGAAGCTGCATTCTTCGACGTCGACAACACCTTGATGAAAGGTGCCAGCCTCTTCCACGTGGCCCGGAAAATGTACGAACGCAAAGCCTTCACCTTGTCGCAGGCGGCCGGCTTCGCCTGGAAGCAGTTCAAGTTCGTCATGCGTGGCGAAAACATGGAGGATGTTCACTCCGTGCGCGATTCCGCGCTGACGCTCGCCGCAGGGATCACCGTGGCCGACATCAAGGCCTTGGGCGAAGAAGTCTACGACGAGATGATCGAGTCCAGGATCTGGCCCGGAACCAAAGCCCTCGCCGAACAGCACCTCAGAGTGGGACGCAAAGTGTGGCTGGTCACCGCCACTCCCATTGAGGTGGCCACCGTGATCTCCACCCGTCTGGGTTTGACCGGCGCGCTGGGCACGGTGGGCGAAGTTCACGACGGCATGTACACCGGAAAACTCGTGGGCGATATTTTGCATGGGCCGGCCAAGGCAATCGCTGTCCAGCTCATCGCCGATCGCGAGGGCTTGGACCTTGAACATTGCTGGGCGTACAGCGACTCAGCCAACGACATTCCCTTGCTCACACTGGTGGGGCACCCCGTGGTCATCAACCCCGACGCCAAGCTGCGCAAGCATGCCCGCGACAACAACTGGCCCGTATACGACTTCCGGTCCGGCCGGCGTGCCGCGACTCTCGGTCTGAAGGCAGCCACGGTTGGCGGCGCCGTCTACGGCCTGTGGCGCGGCTTCTCCAGATTCCGCGGACCGCGGCTCTAGCCCTCTCTCACATCCCCACCACACCCTGCGGCTCCTCTCTCACATCCCCACCCCTCCCGGCGGCTCCTCGCTCACATCCCCACCCCACCCTGCGGCTCCTCTCTCACATCCCCACCCCACCCTGCGGCTCCTCTCTCACATCCCTAGCGCCGCCGTCGAATATTCCTCGCCGAATGCCGCTTCGGGAACTACCTGTGGATAACTTCTGCGCCTCAAAGGCGATTCAAGTAACAATGCCGGTATGCAGAAGACCTCCTCCGCCGCGCCGGCTATTCCCTCCGCCCCGTTCACCCTGGCCGAGGCCATGGCTGCTGGCATCAGGCCACCTCAGCTGTGGCGGAGCAATGCCGTGGCATCTGTCAGTCGTGGCGTCTACCGAACCGAATCTTGGGATTTTGATCTCGCCGAAGCGGCAAGGTCTTTGTCATCGGCAACCCCGGGAGCCTGGATTTCGCACATTACGGCAGCGCGGCTCCACGGGCTGGTGCTTCCGCCATGGTTCTCCGACTCCGACGAACTTCACTTGAGCAAGCCGCGAAAGCTCCCATCGGTCCGGCGCAAGGGCATCGTTGGGCACACTGTTCTGGTGCACGACGGGGAAGTTGAAGTGGTTCACGGGATGCGTATCAGCACCAGATCGCGCACGTGGCTGGACTTGGCAAGTGTTCTGCCCCTGAATCATCTGACCTGCATGGCAGATCAACTCATCCGCATTCCGCGGCCGGATCTGGAGGGCAGGCGCGAACCCTTCCAAACGCCGAAAGGTCTGAGGTCCTTGGTTGACCGACACAAACGCAGGCAGGGAGTGGTCCGCGCACGGGAAGCCCTGGACCTCATGCGTATTGGCGCCGACTCAGCGCCGGAAACCTTGCTGCGGTTGGCGATGCTGGACTTCAATCTGCCTGAACCCCAACTTCAGGTGAAGCTTCGCGAGAACGACCCCTTCTCGCCGTCGTCGGATCTCGGCTATCGCGAGTATAGGGTCGCCATCCAGTACGACGGCGGACATCACCTTGAGGACCAGCAGCGGGCCCGGGACCGGCGCCGCGACAAAGCCTTCGAAGCGGCGGGCTGGACAGTCCTGGTGTTCGGGAAGGAGGATCTGGCTGACGGATTCGACCGCGCGGCGCAGAAAATCAAATGGACTCTTCGCCGTGCCTGGACCGATCCAGCAGTTGCGGCGGGCTTCAGGTCAGGCGGGAAGTGAGAGAGCAACGGGGAAAAACCCGGCGGGAAGTGAGAGAGCAACGGGAAAAACCCGGCGGGACGTGAGAGAGGGACGGGGGGTGCAAAAATGCCCGCCACCTCGAAAGGCGACGGGCATTCACGCTTGATGAAGTATCTCTACTTCTTATTGCGACGCTGGTGGCGGGTCTTGCGAAGCAGCTTGCGGTGCTTCTTCTTGGCCATACGCTTGCGGCGCTTCTTAATAACTGAACCCACGAAAGTTCCTTACAAACTAGAAGTTCCTGTCTGTTGGAACAGATCCGCGGAAGCAGACAAGTACAACTGACAGATTCTTACATTGACGTAAAACGTTCCTTAACAGAGTACCGCTTCAAAGAGGCACCCTGTGACCACTACCCGCTCAACGGTCACTGCGACGTCTCAGGCGGTCTCGGACTGCCCATCCACCACGGCGCCTTTAAGGTACTGTGCAACAGCTTCTTCGGGGACACGGAAGGAGCGGCCAAACCTGACGGCAGGCATTTCTCCGGAGTGAACCAGGCGGTACACGGTCATTTTGGAAACGCGCAGGACCTCGGCGACTTCAGCCACCGTCATGAAACGCGCATTCGAGAAGTTAGTCTCCGCAGACATTTCCCATATTCCTTTGCTCTCAGACAGTAGGACACCCCCAGTGGAACGGTGTGCCGATGCTGAGCCATCAAACAACCATGTGCTAGATACTCTAGAGGCTGATGGGGCCAATGTGAAAGAGCCGCCAGCAACTGGTAGCCCGCTTCGCAACCGGGTCTCGGGCCAAGCACCCGAGACCCAAGCCGCTACGCGCCGGCTGCGACCCTGCGCTTGCGGGCCGAGGCGGCGAGCTGCTCCAGGACGGACGCCGTCACATCCCACTCCATGCAGGCGTCAGTAACGCTCTGGCCGTACACAAGCTCCTGCTGACCGGCCAACTGCTTGGCGGTATCCAGGTTCTGCGCCCCGCCCACAAGGAAGCTCTCCAGCATCACACCGGCAACGGGCGAGGCAGCACCCGTCTCCAACTGCGCGCCGATTTCCAATGCAACCTCTGCCTGGCGGTGGTGGCTCTTGCCGCTGTTGGCGTGGCTGGCGTCCACAATCAGACGCGGGTTCAGCCCCTTGGCTGCGAGCTTGGCC includes:
- a CDS encoding DUF559 domain-containing protein, translated to MQKTSSAAPAIPSAPFTLAEAMAAGIRPPQLWRSNAVASVSRGVYRTESWDFDLAEAARSLSSATPGAWISHITAARLHGLVLPPWFSDSDELHLSKPRKLPSVRRKGIVGHTVLVHDGEVEVVHGMRISTRSRTWLDLASVLPLNHLTCMADQLIRIPRPDLEGRREPFQTPKGLRSLVDRHKRRQGVVRAREALDLMRIGADSAPETLLRLAMLDFNLPEPQLQVKLRENDPFSPSSDLGYREYRVAIQYDGGHHLEDQQRARDRRRDKAFEAAGWTVLVFGKEDLADGFDRAAQKIKWTLRRAWTDPAVAAGFRSGGK
- a CDS encoding HAD family hydrolase, translating into MPDEKNAAVAATAQAQKHTGEAAFFDVDNTLMKGASLFHVARKMYERKAFTLSQAAGFAWKQFKFVMRGENMEDVHSVRDSALTLAAGITVADIKALGEEVYDEMIESRIWPGTKALAEQHLRVGRKVWLVTATPIEVATVISTRLGLTGALGTVGEVHDGMYTGKLVGDILHGPAKAIAVQLIADREGLDLEHCWAYSDSANDIPLLTLVGHPVVINPDAKLRKHARDNNWPVYDFRSGRRAATLGLKAATVGGAVYGLWRGFSRFRGPRL
- a CDS encoding redox-sensing transcriptional repressor Rex, yielding MEKTVTALEPSPDTNTEDSEPAAKQIPPAAVARMTLYLRALNSLLAEGVERVSSEALAEASGVSSSTLRKDLSYVGSYGTRGVGYEVQNLSRHIAAALGLTHDWKVAIVGAGNLGKALARYGGFESRGFDVVAIFDADPMVIGNEVGWLRVSDSAELERVLERTHTNMVVLALPATVAQSVADRVIAAGIRSILSFAPVLLQVPPHVNLRKVDMATELQILAYHAQRAQAPGQAV
- the resB gene encoding cytochrome c biogenesis protein ResB, which gives rise to MSESVKAKKKSPSAGDTTPAEGKLEQAKAEAALPALGARGMLRWAWTQLTSMRTALFLLLMLAVGAVPGSLFPQRAANPAVVTQYIKDNASYGQFLDALQMFDVYSSAWFSAIYILLFISLIGCVTPRAIAHYKAMKSQPPRTPKRLSRLPEYGTLAVPADAGIPASKAINDAAGLLRKRGYRVEVRDADGGLPSLGAERGFLKEVGNLVFHTSLIGVLVSVAIGGLFGYSGQRILVEGDTFVNTLVGYDQFTPGTNFISSNLQPYSMQLDKFEAKFDRESPGKAGQPIDYTAEVTTKETPDAPAKKETLKVNDPVSLGGTSLYLTGNGYAPMVTVRDGDGNVAFQGPVIAKVQGDNYYSSVVIKVPDAKPEQLGFVGFFLPTAMVTEEKISYSGAPELINPQLSLNSFYGDLGLDKGVPQNVFELDVKDLKPLNSRTMAAGGLTLTPGATANLPDGKGSITFDGVKKYIGVDIHHNPGQLYALIFGLLAVAGLMISLYVNRRRVWVRTGTHEDGRTMVEYGLLARGEDHRLAGEAAALRELFAREWNIPDTPPAPPTTAVSSSTSKDQ
- a CDS encoding glutaredoxin family protein translates to MAIPDVVLLTKADCHLCKEARAAVERVSSGLGVPWREQQIDEDPELRERYAEEIPVVLVNGIQRDFWKIDEQRLARTLKKAMEG
- a CDS encoding YceI family protein, coding for MTLPADVTTGTWTLDASHSEIGFTVRHAGISKVRGQFKDAAATLEVGESLADSKVNATIQTASFDSGDVNRDGHVKGEDFFDVEKFPEITFVSRHVKANGNSFDLVGDLTIKGVTKEVSIETEFNGVAVDPFGNTRAGVSGETTISRKDFGLTWNAVLEAGGVLVSDKVVINLELAFIAPAAA
- a CDS encoding TlpA family protein disulfide reductase, which codes for MDNINPSRRGVLTAGGVLLAGLTMGLSACAQEDALAKQARAGDNKNYVAGDGSVTEFAKADRSAPVELKGTLFTGTQVKPEDLLGKVTVLNFWFAACAPCRIEAPQLEALHQEYKDQGVQFFGVNLRDEQPTAEAFDKTFNITYPSFNDKDGAVLLSVSGIVPPGAVPTTLVLDKDGKVASRVLGEIEKSTLKALITSAVAE
- a CDS encoding cytochrome c biogenesis CcdA family protein, with translation MNSPFAETILNGSLLLAVPVALLAGLVSFLSPCVLPLVPGYLGYVTGLTGVDLQKQRRGRMLAGIGLFVLGFSVIFVLLGGAFGQLGTLLTGPQNAWITQLLGILVIIMGVVFMGGFGWLQRDAKIHAKPPAGLWGAPLLGLTFGLGWAPCIGPTYSAVQLLSLSGGSSAAKGALLAFVYSLGLGIPFLLIALAVRRGMGVMSFFRTHRLAIQRIGGGILILLGILMATGVWGTWVTELQYWFQNDVKLPI
- a CDS encoding 30S ribosomal protein bS22 translates to MGSVIKKRRKRMAKKKHRKLLRKTRHQRRNKK
- a CDS encoding histidine phosphatase family protein, translated to MPQATVHLLRHGEVHNPDGVLYGRLPEFHLSERGREMARMLAGHFTARANDGAKIVHLVASPLTRAQETAMPTAEALNLEIHTEPRIIEAENHFQGLHPTRSEFLKPKHWFYFRNPMRPSWGEPYKAQAARVLAAVEDARLTALELGGDGAEAILVSHQLPIWSTRLTAEGRRLAHDPRKRECTLTSLTSLTLDGDGKVVRVEYSEPAAVLLPGAASTPGA
- a CDS encoding PLD nuclease N-terminal domain-containing protein; the protein is MPRVIGVVVVLVIFVYALVDVIRTDGRLTRGISKPAWIIVMIILPLLGAILWFIFGRPYNKPQTAPARRQPVAPDDDPEFLRNLEARRRNQAEDERLKKLKAELDAKARDEGASSSDGQPTGNDKHSEPDSHDTDELK
- the ccsB gene encoding c-type cytochrome biogenesis protein CcsB, with the protein product MPVINETLGQYSELFMLLAAGTYTVAFIAFAWDLAKSSKTFQTVDLKAAATTAGERVTVAAGRVSAGLNGADAGGPAGRAERPTSSLTVEGGTAAGDMKYAAERRVPARIAVALTVLGVLIHAAGVITRALGAGRVPWGNMYEFLTTGAFVAVAVFLVTLIRRDLRFLGTFVLGLVIIMLVAASVSFWTPVGHLVPALQSYWLIIHVSIAVLSAALFTLTFAMSVLQLLQSYRQKNLGLGRKDNLAFLRVVPNALSLENLSYRINAIAFIGWTFTLMFGAIWAEKAWGRFWGWDPKEVWTFVIWVVYAGYLHARATRGWTGTRAAWLSIVGYACVIINFTLVNTVFQGLHSYSGL